The region GGCCTCCCCACACCCCTTGGTTACTGCCTAAAAACGCCAAAACCCGCTGATCGGCGAACGATCAACGGGACTTGACGCGACACGCGGCGGCCCGGACGGCCGGGCGGTTCTTACTTCAGCTTGGTTTCGCGGAAGACGACGTGCTTGCGCACCTTCGGGTCGTACTTGCGGAACTCAAGCTTGTTGGTGGTTTTGCGCGGATTCTTCTTGACCACGTAGAAGTAGCCCGTATCCGCGGTGCTTTCCAGCTTCACCAGGATG is a window of Pararhodospirillum photometricum DSM 122 DNA encoding:
- the rpmG gene encoding 50S ribosomal protein L33 → MAKPATILVKLESTADTGYFYVVKKNPRKTTNKLEFRKYDPKVRKHVVFRETKLK